From a single Geminocystis sp. M7585_C2015_104 genomic region:
- the cobQ gene encoding cobyric acid synthase CobQ — protein sequence MKAIMVVGTASHTGKSSLVTALCRIMWRQGWLVTPFKGQNMALNAYVTPSGGEIGYAQALQAWAAKTIPRVEMNPILLKPQGHMTSQVIIKGKPVGVTNAKDYYQNYFDLGWQAITESISVLSEEYNMIIAEGAGSPVEVNLKHRDLTNMRVAKYLKADTILVGDIEKGGVFAHIVGTLQLLEPEERALVKGIVINKFRGDMSILQPGIKWLRDYTKIPVLGVIPWFDCHIPAEDSLSLLERSNKKTKYQLRIVIIRLPHISNFTDFDPLETEDSVLVEYLEPGKPLGHPDAVILPGSKNTISDLELLHSSGTARQIQEYVAAGGTVFGICGGFQMLGHEVLDPNHIEGLTEKCQGLNLLPLRTVLRPEKITRQRETTALQPHEGLPIDGYEIHQGYTEIIPSLAKEWKLKCQQLFQDSSLGMVTENQLVWGCYLHGIFDNGPWRRAWLNILRKKRGLPCLPTGIPNFRQQRERILDTLADLVAENLDLTPIIG from the coding sequence ATGAAAGCAATAATGGTAGTGGGGACAGCTTCCCATACAGGTAAATCATCCCTGGTGACAGCCTTGTGTCGAATAATGTGGCGACAGGGGTGGTTGGTAACGCCTTTTAAAGGGCAAAATATGGCCTTGAATGCCTATGTTACCCCCAGTGGCGGCGAAATCGGATACGCACAGGCTTTACAGGCTTGGGCGGCTAAAACTATCCCCAGGGTGGAAATGAATCCCATTCTCCTCAAACCCCAGGGCCATATGACTTCCCAGGTGATTATAAAAGGGAAACCAGTGGGGGTGACTAATGCCAAAGACTACTACCAAAACTATTTTGACCTTGGCTGGCAGGCCATTACCGAATCTATTTCTGTACTATCTGAAGAATATAACATGATTATAGCAGAGGGGGCGGGAAGTCCGGTGGAGGTGAATCTGAAACATAGAGACTTAACCAACATGCGGGTGGCGAAATACTTAAAGGCGGACACGATCCTAGTAGGGGATATAGAAAAGGGGGGCGTTTTTGCCCACATTGTGGGGACATTACAATTATTGGAACCAGAAGAGCGGGCTTTAGTCAAGGGGATAGTCATAAACAAATTCAGGGGGGACATGTCTATACTCCAGCCGGGGATAAAATGGTTACGGGATTACACCAAGATTCCAGTGTTGGGTGTTATACCCTGGTTTGACTGCCATATACCTGCAGAGGATTCTTTAAGTTTGTTGGAGCGTAGTAACAAGAAGACAAAATATCAGTTAAGAATAGTAATTATCAGGTTGCCCCATATTTCTAATTTTACCGACTTTGATCCCCTAGAAACAGAAGACAGTGTTTTGGTAGAATATCTTGAACCCGGGAAGCCATTGGGCCATCCGGATGCGGTAATCCTTCCTGGTAGTAAAAATACTATTTCTGACTTGGAATTATTACATAGTAGTGGAACTGCAAGACAAATTCAAGAGTATGTGGCGGCGGGAGGCACTGTTTTTGGCATTTGTGGTGGCTTTCAGATGTTGGGGCATGAAGTGTTAGACCCAAACCATATTGAGGGATTGACGGAGAAATGTCAAGGGTTGAACTTATTGCCCCTTCGTACAGTTTTAAGGCCAGAGAAAATCACCCGTCAACGGGAAACCACTGCCTTACAACCCCATGAGGGTTTACCCATAGACGGTTACGAAATACATCAAGGCTATACGGAAATAATTCCGTCTCTAGCAAAGGAGTGGAAACTGAAATGCCAACAGTTATTCCAGGATTCCAGTCTGGGGATGGTGACAGAAAATCAGCTGGTATGGGGGTGTTATCTTCATGGTATATTTGACAATGGGCCTTGGCGTCGGGCATGGTTGAATATTTTAAGGAAGAAACGAGGATTACCCTGTTTGCCTACGGGAATCCCCAATTTCCGACAACAGCGAGAGAGGATTCTCGACACCTTAGCCGACTTGGTAGCAGAGAATTTAGACCTGACCCCAATTATAGGATAA
- the xth gene encoding exodeoxyribonuclease III, translated as MKIATWNVNSIRTRKQQVRDWLSQQDVDILCVQETKVTDEEFPKDYFEETGYKCYFYGQKSYNGVAILSRSSLECLYGFSGVIPGENSSILDKQRRLMAAKIGEIIIVNVYVPNGNSVDSEKYHYKLNWLANLRRYLEVLKEKHGDKIIMCGDFNIAPEDIDIYNPQGKENHIMASEKERKALKRILDLGFIDIFRKFRKEGNNFTWWDYRQNGFVRNRGWRIDHIYVTSALEEEVLDCHIDIYPRKLEKPSDHAPVICNL; from the coding sequence ATGAAAATTGCCACCTGGAATGTCAATTCAATCCGGACTCGCAAACAACAGGTGAGGGATTGGTTGTCTCAACAGGACGTTGACATATTGTGTGTGCAAGAAACAAAAGTTACCGACGAAGAATTCCCAAAAGATTACTTTGAAGAAACGGGGTATAAATGTTATTTTTATGGCCAAAAGTCCTATAACGGAGTAGCTATTTTAAGTCGAAGTAGCCTGGAATGCCTATACGGTTTTTCCGGTGTAATTCCTGGGGAAAACAGCAGTATTCTAGACAAACAAAGAAGATTAATGGCAGCCAAGATAGGGGAAATTATAATCGTCAACGTTTATGTGCCCAACGGAAACTCTGTGGATTCTGAAAAGTACCATTATAAGTTAAACTGGCTAGCTAATTTGCGAAGATATTTAGAAGTTTTGAAGGAGAAACATGGGGATAAAATCATAATGTGTGGAGATTTTAACATTGCCCCAGAGGACATTGACATCTACAACCCTCAGGGAAAAGAAAATCACATAATGGCTTCGGAAAAAGAGAGAAAGGCCCTAAAGAGAATACTAGACTTAGGTTTCATCGACATTTTCAGAAAATTCAGAAAGGAGGGGAACAATTTTACCTGGTGGGATTACCGACAGAATGGTTTTGTAAGAAATCGCGGCTGGCGGATTGACCACATTTATGTTACTTCGGCCCTGGAAGAAGAAGTCTTAGACTGTCATATTGACATTTACCCCAGGAAACTGGAAAAACCAAGTGATCACGCCCCTGTAATTTGTAATTTGTAA
- a CDS encoding LapA family protein, translating into MGAQGLILIVLLCALGLFYVQNLTPLALVFLGFNLPTLPLSLWVISAFAAGFISSWLISLLSYSPPLFPKTSPISPPSPPPPREMEDIPSSKPDREAYPSPQNQRKATTAPEEVPLSYYNNYTEELPGDSVGQSQRETDMTPHHEDEEKPLERAVEGEINKDEEQWLKPRPAATYSYTPREKTVIRVKPSDSPKSAKDSPDIYDAPYRLISPPLDEPPMDEDDDDWDF; encoded by the coding sequence ATGGGTGCTCAAGGGCTAATACTGATTGTACTGCTTTGTGCTTTGGGTTTGTTCTATGTGCAAAACCTGACGCCATTAGCCCTTGTTTTCTTAGGTTTTAACCTTCCCACTCTGCCTCTATCCCTCTGGGTAATATCAGCCTTTGCCGCTGGGTTTATCTCCAGTTGGCTTATTAGCCTTCTTAGTTATAGTCCCCCCCTTTTTCCCAAAACCAGTCCTATTTCTCCCCCTTCTCCCCCTCCACCACGGGAAATGGAAGACATACCCTCCTCCAAGCCTGACAGGGAGGCATATCCCTCCCCACAAAACCAACGGAAGGCCACCACAGCCCCAGAAGAGGTGCCCCTTTCATACTACAATAATTACACAGAAGAGTTACCGGGAGATTCAGTGGGACAAAGCCAAAGAGAGACAGACATGACCCCCCACCACGAAGATGAAGAAAAACCCCTGGAGAGGGCGGTAGAAGGGGAAATTAACAAAGATGAGGAGCAGTGGCTAAAACCTAGGCCAGCAGCAACCTATTCCTATACACCCCGGGAGAAGACTGTAATCCGCGTTAAGCCTTCTGATTCCCCCAAGTCTGCCAAAGACTCCCCCGATATTTATGATGCCCCATATCGTCTTATTTCCCCCCCCCTTGACGAGCCTCCCATGGACGAGGATGATGATGATTGGGATTTTTAG
- a CDS encoding 1-deoxy-D-xylulose-5-phosphate synthase yields the protein MHISEITHPNQLHKLSIRELEDLAKQIREKHIQTVAATGGHLGPGLGVVELTLALYKTLDLDRDKVIWDVGHQAYAHKMLTGRYHNFHTLRQKNGIAGYLRRSESRFDHFGAGHASTSISAALGMAIARDMKGENFKVVAIIGDGALTGGMALEAINHAGHLPNTNLMVVLNDNEMSISPNVGAISRYLNKVRLSEPIQFIAGNLEEQFKHLPLFGDGENLSVEMKNLKEALKRLAMPKVGAVIEELGFTYFGPVDGHNLSELIDTFEKAHRVKGPVFVHVATIKGKGYAPAEKDKVGYHAQNPFNITTGKPLPPSKPQPPSYSKGFGHTLTTLASRNPRIVGITAAMATGTGLDKLQEKLPNQYIDVGIAEQHAVTLAAGLACEGMRPVVAIYSTFLQRAYDQVIHDVCIQKLPVFFCMDRAGIVGADGPTHQGMYDIAYLRCIPNIVVMAPKDEAEMQRMIVTGVNYTEGPIAMRYPRGSGVGVPLAEDGWQPLEIGKAEVLRHGDDLLLLGYGTMVYTALQVAELLGEHGISSTVVNARFVKPLDTELILPLAEKIGRVVTLEEGCLMGGFGSAVLEALADAEIMVKVKRFGVPDVLVEHAKPEESLADLGLTAPQIAEKILSSWFAPKPTVNVV from the coding sequence ATGCACATCAGCGAGATAACCCACCCCAATCAGCTACACAAATTGTCCATAAGGGAGTTAGAGGATTTAGCCAAACAAATCAGGGAAAAGCACATACAAACGGTGGCAGCCACTGGCGGACATCTAGGGCCGGGTTTAGGAGTGGTGGAATTGACCTTGGCTTTGTATAAAACTCTAGATTTAGATCGGGATAAAGTCATCTGGGATGTGGGGCACCAAGCTTATGCCCATAAAATGTTAACGGGGCGCTATCACAATTTCCACACCCTCCGACAAAAAAATGGAATTGCAGGATACCTCAGACGTAGCGAGAGCCGATTCGACCATTTTGGTGCTGGACATGCCTCTACCAGCATCTCTGCGGCTTTGGGCATGGCCATCGCCAGAGACATGAAGGGAGAAAACTTCAAGGTGGTGGCCATTATTGGCGATGGGGCTTTAACTGGGGGTATGGCCCTAGAGGCTATCAACCATGCGGGGCATTTGCCTAATACTAACCTCATGGTGGTGTTAAATGACAACGAGATGTCCATTTCTCCCAACGTGGGGGCCATTTCCCGTTACCTAAACAAAGTACGTTTGTCGGAGCCCATACAGTTCATTGCTGGGAATCTAGAAGAACAATTTAAACACCTGCCTCTGTTTGGGGATGGGGAGAATTTATCCGTGGAGATGAAAAACCTGAAAGAGGCCCTAAAACGCCTTGCCATGCCCAAGGTGGGGGCAGTTATTGAAGAGTTAGGCTTCACCTATTTTGGCCCTGTGGATGGCCATAACCTCAGTGAGTTGATAGACACCTTTGAAAAAGCACATCGAGTAAAGGGGCCAGTGTTTGTCCATGTGGCCACCATCAAGGGTAAAGGATACGCCCCCGCCGAGAAAGACAAAGTGGGGTATCATGCCCAAAATCCCTTCAACATAACCACCGGCAAACCCCTTCCCCCCAGCAAGCCACAACCCCCCAGCTACTCCAAGGGGTTTGGCCACACCCTCACCACCCTTGCCTCCCGCAATCCTCGTATTGTCGGTATCACCGCCGCCATGGCCACCGGCACCGGCTTAGATAAACTACAAGAAAAACTACCAAACCAATACATAGATGTGGGCATTGCTGAACAACATGCAGTGACGTTGGCCGCGGGATTGGCCTGTGAGGGGATGCGCCCGGTAGTGGCCATTTATTCCACCTTCCTGCAAAGGGCCTATGACCAGGTAATCCACGATGTATGCATTCAGAAGCTGCCTGTATTCTTCTGCATGGACCGTGCGGGCATTGTGGGGGCAGATGGCCCAACCCACCAAGGCATGTACGACATTGCCTATCTCCGTTGCATCCCCAATATTGTCGTCATGGCGCCTAAGGATGAGGCGGAAATGCAGCGGATGATTGTAACTGGGGTGAATTACACAGAGGGTCCCATAGCCATGCGTTACCCCCGTGGCAGTGGCGTAGGTGTGCCTTTAGCAGAAGACGGTTGGCAGCCGCTGGAAATAGGCAAGGCAGAAGTACTCCGTCACGGAGATGATTTGTTGTTGCTGGGTTATGGTACCATGGTCTATACTGCCCTACAAGTAGCCGAGCTTCTGGGAGAACATGGTATTAGTTCCACTGTCGTCAATGCCCGTTTTGTCAAACCCCTAGACACCGAGTTGATTCTCCCCTTGGCCGAAAAAATCGGCAGGGTGGTAACCCTGGAAGAGGGTTGTCTAATGGGCGGTTTTGGCTCAGCCGTATTGGAAGCCTTGGCCGATGCGGAAATCATGGTCAAAGTAAAACGGTTTGGAGTACCAGATGTTTTGGTGGAACATGCCAAACCAGAGGAATCCCTTGCCGACTTGGGCCTGACTGCGCCCCAGATTGCCGAGAAAATTCTCTCTTCTTGGTTTGCGCCTAAGCCCACTGTTAATGTAGTCTAG
- a CDS encoding AAA family ATPase: MANPSFSHILIGCPASGKSTLAQYLKKKQSSCEIVATDEIRKKLFGDENIQGDWPTIAKEAYQQIHELIKNGRGVIYDATNAKPSWRIELLMHLKKYEKINWIGWYLKTPLQVCLEWNRKRKRQVPDEVITAMFLSLENSPPKREEGFFEVYEVPFLEGNLAISKIDNILENLAKGATDMEIGVKLSLGTNSG; this comes from the coding sequence ATGGCGAATCCTTCTTTCTCCCACATTTTAATTGGTTGTCCTGCGAGCGGCAAGTCTACTCTGGCTCAATACTTAAAAAAGAAACAGAGTAGCTGTGAAATTGTGGCTACAGATGAAATAAGAAAAAAGTTATTCGGCGACGAAAACATCCAAGGAGACTGGCCAACAATTGCCAAAGAAGCATACCAACAAATCCACGAGCTGATTAAGAATGGGAGGGGGGTTATTTATGATGCCACAAATGCAAAGCCATCCTGGCGAATTGAATTGTTGATGCATCTAAAAAAGTACGAGAAAATAAACTGGATAGGCTGGTATTTAAAAACTCCTCTCCAGGTGTGTTTAGAGTGGAATAGGAAACGAAAAAGACAAGTGCCAGACGAGGTAATCACAGCAATGTTTTTGTCATTAGAAAATTCCCCCCCTAAAAGGGAAGAGGGTTTTTTTGAAGTCTATGAAGTACCCTTTTTGGAGGGAAACTTAGCAATTTCAAAAATAGATAATATTCTAGAGAATTTAGCCAAAGGGGCAACGGACATGGAAATAGGGGTTAAATTATCCTTAGGAACAAATAGTGGCTAA
- a CDS encoding glycosyltransferase family 4 protein: MHIAWLGKKTPFCGNVTYSREITNSLIERGHQVTFLHFTQESEENDNEFCSFKGYSHTKEVPLPCIYKSQIYTIPAPKSSKILHQSLQQLKPDLVHASLTLSPLDFSLPEICQKLNIPLVATFHPPFHRRLRNLTSSTQYLTYQLYAPFLAKYDKTIVFSESQRDLLVKLGVPPERLAIIPNGVDTQKYSPGKSLFKQQYPDHLLFLYQGRIAAEKNVESLLKAWKQKNLASRQAKLFLVGDGPLASTLKLLYNEGDGIHWLGAIAEEEKRIDILRGVDVFVLPSLVEGLSLSLLEAMACGLACVATDAGADGEVLAGAGIVISTQGVASQLKTILPIFCDHPEMTQILGRKARNRVVEKYTLSNNVSQLERLYSQLLSSRLPVMPG, encoded by the coding sequence ATGCATATTGCCTGGTTAGGAAAAAAAACACCCTTTTGTGGCAACGTCACCTATAGCAGAGAAATCACCAACTCCCTGATAGAAAGAGGCCATCAGGTCACTTTTCTCCATTTTACTCAGGAGAGTGAAGAGAATGACAATGAGTTTTGTAGCTTTAAGGGCTACAGTCATACTAAGGAAGTGCCCCTGCCATGTATTTACAAGTCGCAAATATACACAATACCGGCGCCCAAGTCTAGCAAAATCCTCCATCAATCCCTACAACAGCTAAAACCAGACCTGGTACATGCCTCTCTGACACTATCCCCCCTGGACTTTAGCCTACCAGAAATTTGTCAAAAACTCAATATACCCCTAGTGGCAACTTTCCATCCCCCCTTCCATCGTCGTCTACGTAATCTTACCTCTAGTACTCAATATCTCACCTATCAGCTGTATGCGCCCTTTTTGGCCAAGTATGACAAAACTATTGTCTTTTCAGAGTCACAACGGGATTTATTGGTAAAACTGGGAGTGCCACCGGAAAGATTGGCTATAATACCTAATGGAGTTGATACCCAAAAGTATAGCCCTGGAAAGTCCCTCTTTAAACAACAATACCCCGATCACCTCCTCTTTCTCTATCAAGGTAGAATCGCCGCAGAGAAAAATGTTGAGTCTCTCCTAAAAGCCTGGAAGCAGAAGAATTTGGCCAGTCGTCAGGCAAAATTATTCCTAGTAGGCGATGGCCCCCTTGCATCCACGCTGAAATTGCTGTACAATGAGGGAGATGGCATTCACTGGCTGGGCGCCATTGCCGAAGAGGAGAAAAGAATCGACATCCTCCGTGGTGTTGACGTATTCGTTTTGCCTTCCCTGGTGGAGGGTTTGTCTCTGTCCCTTCTGGAGGCTATGGCGTGCGGTTTGGCCTGTGTTGCCACCGATGCCGGCGCCGACGGGGAAGTACTAGCTGGGGCTGGCATAGTCATTTCCACTCAGGGGGTTGCCAGTCAACTTAAAACCATTTTGCCTATTTTCTGCGACCATCCTGAAATGACTCAGATATTGGGGAGAAAGGCACGCAATAGGGTGGTGGAAAAATATACTCTGAGTAATAATGTTTCGCAACTAGAGAGGTTGTACTCCCAACTGCTTTCATCTCGCCTGCCAGTTATGCCAGGATAG
- a CDS encoding PPC domain-containing protein — protein sequence MISRILVFPFLFLFSCHPILAQSRVYHPIPLSPNQTITDQLTLEDIPTGDGGFAKDYVLQLQKGQQIAIDVISEEFDPLVILMSEDGSTLAENDDAPDGSTNALLFTRIPHTGKYIIRVRAFGITGIGSFQLKVTLLQPVK from the coding sequence ATGATTTCTAGGATTTTAGTGTTCCCCTTTCTTTTTCTCTTTTCCTGCCATCCTATACTTGCCCAGTCTCGAGTTTATCATCCCATCCCTCTTTCCCCCAATCAGACTATTACTGATCAACTCACCCTGGAGGATATTCCCACCGGGGATGGGGGTTTTGCCAAGGATTATGTGCTACAGTTGCAAAAGGGGCAACAGATTGCCATAGATGTTATTTCTGAAGAGTTTGACCCCTTGGTAATTCTTATGTCAGAAGACGGTAGTACCCTAGCTGAAAATGACGACGCCCCTGATGGTAGTACTAACGCACTACTATTCACTCGTATACCCCACACCGGCAAGTATATCATCAGAGTGAGGGCCTTTGGCATTACCGGCATTGGCAGTTTTCAGCTCAAGGTTACCCTTCTACAGCCCGTGAAATGA
- a CDS encoding argininosuccinate synthase — translation MSRANKVVLAYSGGVDTSVCIPYLKHEWGVKEVITLAVDLGQGDELQSIQQKALKCGADESLVIDAKEEFVTQYAYRAIKANALYENRYPLSTALARPLIAKLLVETAEKYGADAVAHGCTGKGNDQVRFDLGIATLNPSLKILAPAREWGMSREETIAYGEKYGIEFPVKKSSPYSIDRNLLGRSIEAGPLENPMNEPPEEIYLLTKSIQDAPNEPQYVEITFEKGIPVALDGETLPPVELIGRLNEIAGNHGVGRIDMIENRVVGIKSREIYETPALLVLIKAHEDLESLTLTSDVTHYKRAQVDLTYSRLVYEGLWYSPLKEALDVFIDKTQERVSGVVRVKFHKGNAIIVGRQSDNSLYTPSLATYGEDDKFDHRAAEGFIYIWGLSSRIWASKTRSF, via the coding sequence ATGAGTCGTGCCAACAAGGTAGTATTAGCTTATTCCGGCGGTGTAGACACTTCTGTGTGTATACCCTACCTAAAACATGAATGGGGGGTAAAAGAGGTAATTACCCTGGCAGTGGACCTAGGACAGGGGGATGAATTACAGTCTATTCAACAGAAGGCGTTAAAATGTGGGGCGGATGAGTCTTTGGTAATAGACGCTAAAGAGGAATTCGTCACCCAGTATGCCTATCGCGCCATTAAAGCCAACGCCCTGTATGAAAACCGTTATCCCCTCTCCACCGCCTTGGCTCGTCCTCTAATTGCTAAACTGTTGGTAGAAACGGCAGAAAAGTATGGCGCGGATGCCGTAGCCCATGGTTGTACAGGCAAAGGCAATGATCAGGTAAGATTTGACTTGGGTATTGCCACCTTAAACCCCTCCCTAAAAATCCTAGCACCCGCTAGGGAATGGGGCATGAGTAGGGAAGAGACTATCGCCTATGGGGAGAAATATGGGATTGAATTTCCTGTTAAAAAATCCTCTCCTTATAGTATAGATCGTAACCTTTTGGGACGTAGTATCGAAGCTGGGCCTCTAGAAAATCCCATGAACGAGCCTCCTGAGGAAATATACCTATTGACAAAGTCCATCCAAGATGCACCCAATGAGCCTCAGTATGTGGAAATCACCTTTGAAAAGGGAATACCTGTGGCTTTAGATGGCGAAACCCTCCCCCCCGTGGAACTAATAGGTAGGCTAAATGAAATCGCGGGTAATCATGGAGTTGGGAGAATCGATATGATAGAAAACAGGGTGGTGGGGATAAAATCTAGAGAAATCTATGAAACCCCTGCCCTGTTAGTGTTGATAAAGGCACATGAGGATTTAGAAAGTCTTACTCTTACTAGTGATGTCACCCATTATAAGCGAGCTCAGGTAGATTTGACCTATAGCCGTCTGGTTTATGAGGGGTTGTGGTATAGTCCCCTAAAAGAGGCTTTGGATGTCTTCATCGATAAGACTCAGGAAAGGGTGAGTGGGGTAGTAAGAGTGAAATTCCATAAGGGTAATGCCATAATTGTGGGGAGACAATCAGACAACTCCCTATACACCCCCTCCCTGGCTACCTACGGTGAAGACGACAAGTTTGACCACAGGGCGGCAGAGGGGTTTATCTACATTTGGGGTTTGTCTTCCCGCATTTGGGCCTCTAAGACCCGTTCTTTTTAA
- a CDS encoding ABC transporter ATP-binding protein: MARVKIENLYKTYSEQKINSPDNPELSQNSSWVLKGINLDIQDGEFMVLVGPSGCGKSTLLRLIAGLESVTAGKIWIDEVCVNDLPPKARNVAMVFQNYALYPHMRVYDNIAFGLRRMNKEKLPPESWQDKFLSLITSFLPSQWRYVSAKEKAISARVMEVAKMLQIEHLLDRMPKQLSGGQKQRVALGRAIARNPKVFLMDEPLSNLDAKLRTETRLQILQLQRQLGVTTIYVTHDQTEAMTMGDRIAVINKGEIQQIATPMSVYRQPVNTFVAQFIGSPPMNLLELKYERPNLLIHPCFKIELTPQWQQVLANYNYEKIWLGIRPESFYLSQNSEGAIPVIIRLIEPLGAEVILTVTVAEDSDMLLQVKLFEDYSFRIGDKLNLGIRMEQISLFDYYQKKNVELM; encoded by the coding sequence TTGGCAAGGGTAAAAATAGAGAATCTTTATAAAACCTATAGTGAACAAAAGATAAACAGCCCAGACAACCCAGAATTGTCACAGAATAGCAGCTGGGTGTTGAAGGGTATTAATCTAGACATCCAGGATGGGGAATTTATGGTGTTAGTGGGGCCCTCTGGATGTGGTAAAAGTACTCTATTGCGTCTAATAGCTGGCTTAGAGTCGGTGACGGCAGGAAAAATATGGATAGACGAGGTGTGTGTTAACGACTTGCCACCAAAGGCGAGAAATGTTGCCATGGTTTTCCAGAATTATGCCCTTTACCCTCACATGAGGGTGTATGACAACATTGCCTTTGGCTTGAGGAGGATGAATAAGGAAAAACTCCCTCCGGAATCCTGGCAAGACAAATTCCTTTCCCTTATTACCTCTTTCTTGCCTAGCCAGTGGCGTTATGTGTCTGCGAAGGAAAAAGCTATTTCCGCCCGGGTGATGGAAGTAGCTAAAATGTTACAAATAGAACACCTGTTAGATAGAATGCCAAAACAACTGTCTGGTGGACAAAAACAGAGAGTGGCTTTAGGAAGGGCAATTGCAAGAAATCCCAAGGTATTCCTCATGGATGAACCATTATCCAACCTGGATGCCAAATTGAGGACAGAAACACGATTACAAATTCTACAATTGCAAAGACAGTTAGGGGTCACTACCATTTATGTTACACACGATCAGACGGAAGCCATGACGATGGGGGATAGGATTGCGGTTATAAACAAGGGGGAAATTCAACAAATAGCCACACCTATGTCTGTATACCGACAACCGGTTAATACTTTTGTTGCCCAATTTATTGGCAGTCCTCCTATGAATTTGTTAGAGCTAAAATATGAAAGGCCTAATCTTCTAATTCATCCCTGTTTCAAGATAGAATTAACTCCCCAATGGCAGCAGGTTTTAGCCAACTACAACTATGAGAAAATATGGCTAGGAATCAGGCCAGAATCTTTCTATTTGTCCCAGAATTCCGAAGGAGCTATTCCTGTTATAATCCGACTCATTGAGCCTCTGGGGGCAGAGGTAATTTTAACTGTTACCGTCGCCGAGGATTCTGACATGCTCCTGCAGGTAAAATTGTTTGAGGATTACTCTTTTAGGATAGGAGATAAACTCAATTTAGGCATTAGAATGGAACAGATAAGTCTCTTTGATTACTACCAGAAAAAGAATGTAGAGTTGATGTAG